The proteins below come from a single Streptomyces sp. M92 genomic window:
- a CDS encoding CCA tRNA nucleotidyltransferase: protein MPNANEASPSVPSQEQRRAVSELLRVAPVADDLARRFQEAGFSLALVGGSVRDALLGRLGNDLDFTTDARPQDVLKIVKPWADAVWDVGIAFGTVGAQKSARVGDADRIWQIEVTTYRSEAYDRTSRKPEVSYGDSIDDDLVRRDFTVNAMAVALPEKEFIDPHGGLEDLAARVLRTPGTPEESFSDDPLRMMRAARFAAQLDFEVAPEVVKAMTDMAGRIGIVSAERVRDELNKLILSPHPRKGLSLLVETGLAEHVLPELPALRLERDEHHRHKDVYDHTLIVLEQAMALETEGPDLTLRLAALLHDIGKPRTRRFEKDGRVSFHHHEVVGAKMTKKRMTALKYSNELVKDVSRLVELHLRFHGYGTGEWTDSAVRRYVRDAGPLLGRLHKLTRSDCTTRNKRKASALSRAYDGLEERIAQLQEQEELDAIRPDLDGNQIMEILGIGPGPAVGQAYKHLLELRLENGPMEHDAAVGALKEWWAAQER, encoded by the coding sequence GCCGAGCGGTGAGTGAACTGCTGCGGGTCGCCCCTGTCGCCGACGACCTCGCCCGCCGCTTCCAGGAGGCCGGGTTCTCCCTCGCCCTGGTCGGTGGCTCGGTCCGGGACGCATTGCTCGGCCGGCTCGGCAATGACCTGGACTTCACGACCGACGCGCGCCCGCAGGACGTACTGAAGATCGTGAAGCCCTGGGCGGACGCGGTCTGGGACGTCGGGATCGCCTTCGGCACGGTCGGGGCGCAGAAGTCCGCACGCGTGGGAGACGCTGACCGGATCTGGCAGATCGAGGTGACCACGTATCGGTCGGAGGCGTACGACCGCACCTCGCGCAAGCCGGAAGTGTCGTACGGCGACTCCATCGACGACGATCTGGTCCGCCGTGACTTCACGGTGAACGCGATGGCCGTCGCGCTGCCGGAGAAGGAGTTCATCGACCCGCACGGCGGGCTCGAAGACCTGGCGGCCCGAGTCCTGCGCACCCCGGGCACGCCCGAGGAGTCGTTCTCGGACGATCCGCTCCGGATGATGCGCGCCGCCCGGTTCGCCGCGCAGCTCGACTTCGAGGTGGCGCCCGAGGTCGTGAAGGCCATGACGGACATGGCCGGGCGCATCGGCATCGTCTCGGCCGAGCGGGTCCGGGACGAGCTGAACAAGCTCATCCTCTCTCCCCACCCCCGCAAGGGCCTGTCCCTGCTGGTGGAGACCGGGCTGGCCGAGCACGTCCTTCCCGAGCTGCCGGCCCTGCGGCTGGAGCGGGACGAGCACCACCGGCACAAGGACGTCTACGACCACACGCTGATCGTTCTGGAACAGGCGATGGCCCTGGAGACGGAGGGCCCCGACCTCACCCTCCGGCTGGCCGCCCTGCTGCACGACATCGGCAAGCCGCGCACGCGCCGCTTCGAGAAGGACGGGCGGGTCTCTTTCCACCACCACGAAGTGGTCGGGGCGAAGATGACGAAGAAGCGTATGACCGCGCTCAAGTACTCCAACGAGCTGGTGAAGGACGTCTCGCGCCTGGTCGAGCTGCACCTGCGGTTCCACGGCTACGGCACCGGCGAGTGGACGGACTCCGCGGTCCGCCGGTACGTCCGGGACGCCGGCCCGCTGCTGGGCCGGCTGCACAAGCTGACCCGCTCGGACTGCACGACCCGCAACAAGCGCAAGGCCTCGGCGCTCTCCCGTGCCTACGACGGGCTGGAGGAGCGGATCGCTCAGCTCCAGGAGCAGGAGGAGCTGGACGCGATCCGTCCCGACCTGGACGGCAACCAGATCATGGAGATCCTCGGCATCGGTCCCGGGCCGGCGGTGGGGCAGGCGTACAAGCACCTGTTGGAGCTGCGCCTGGAGAACGGGCCGATGGAGCACGACGCCGCGGTGGGTGCGCTCAAGGAGTGGTGGGCCGCGCAGGAGCGGTGA
- a CDS encoding LppU/SCO3897 family protein: MSTPPPQGNPFAQGQPPAPQQPQGMNPYAQGQQGFPQQAGQPGFPPPGGTVPPPSRSNGFKKKLLSVLGVILVAALLGVGKWYLGQSDAETTAVGDCMHNEGSQITPELKTVDCSSSDAEYEVVEKFDNTSDDSKCKAVKEATIAYYQTGDSSHRVVLCLKEVK; encoded by the coding sequence GTGTCCACTCCGCCGCCCCAGGGCAACCCGTTCGCGCAGGGCCAGCCGCCCGCTCCCCAGCAGCCCCAGGGCATGAACCCGTACGCGCAGGGCCAGCAGGGCTTCCCGCAGCAGGCCGGCCAGCCGGGCTTCCCCCCGCCCGGTGGGACCGTTCCGCCGCCCTCCCGCTCCAACGGGTTCAAGAAGAAGCTGCTGAGCGTCCTCGGCGTCATCCTGGTGGCCGCCCTGCTCGGCGTGGGCAAGTGGTACCTGGGACAGTCGGACGCCGAGACCACTGCGGTGGGCGACTGCATGCACAACGAGGGCTCGCAGATCACCCCGGAGCTCAAGACGGTCGACTGCTCCTCGAGTGACGCGGAGTACGAGGTGGTCGAGAAGTTCGACAACACCAGCGACGACAGCAAGTGCAAGGCGGTCAAGGAAGCGACGATCGCCTACTACCAGACGGGCGACAGCAGCCACAGGGTCGTGCTCTGCCTCAAGGAAGTGAAGTAA